The following coding sequences lie in one Benincasa hispida cultivar B227 chromosome 6, ASM972705v1, whole genome shotgun sequence genomic window:
- the LOC120079422 gene encoding acyl-CoA-binding domain-containing protein 5-like — MGSSVLGGETSKKKAMWLYPKVMGFTPSERWGHSACFYQGNVYVFGGCCGGLHFSDVLVLNLDTMVWTNMVTTGQGPGPRDSHGALIVGNQMIVFGGTNGSKKVNDLHILNLGTKEWVQPECKGNPPAPRESHTATLVGDDKLVIFGGSGEGESNYLNDLHILDLKTMVWMNIEVRGDIPVPRDSHSATAVGHKLFVYGGDCGDRYQGGVDMLDVHSLTWSKLSVQGSSPGVRAGHAAVNIATKVYILGGVGDRQYYNDAWVLDLCTCSWTQLDTCGQQPQGRFSHTAVVADSDIAIYGGCGEDERPLNDLLVLQLGADHPNGRYNVSMCKIFGKHWNNQSKNSLREDQSGMKTKLMGNNIELVRKEDHEPKLETKHSTQFMSETLHPKRRRTMNPKLWEVESEQEEHSLSLSQHSSPSQSDQEQTPVRKVSDSVTSTQGLRLLKRVNHSSISEPYSISRTQTEFRNVVQTAPQQDLSYFGHQNPLKTEQQQLLHVVRPVKDHKSLETGLIQNLIGSEVRGRVDGAFDSGFLMTATVNGKVYRGVLFTPGPGVFSRASIVTESPPLSTNTLPISNHVEQSKNSQQRPSIPMPESAQSFRQAQLSPPPVPIIKPTPSSLPVKLRDDLQGMFLTLGGPGNGSA, encoded by the exons ATGGGGTCTTCTGTATTAGGAGGAGAAACTTCAAAGAAGAAGGCAATGTGGCTCTATCCTAAAGTTATGGGCTTCACTCCTTCTGAGCGATGGGGGCATTCTGCTTGTTTTTATCAGGGAAATGTCTATGTATTTGGG GGATGCTGTGGAGGGTTGCATTTCAGTGATGTTCTTGTACTAAATCTTGATACCATGGTCTGGACCAACATGGTAACTACCGGACAGGGTCCAGGCCCGAGAGACAGCCACGGCGCCTTAATTGTCGGAAACCAGATGATAGTTTTTGGTGGTACAAATGGCTCTAAGAAGGTAAATGATCTCCACATTTTGAATCTTGGTACCAAGGAATGGGTACAACCTGAATGCAAAGGGAATCCACCGGCACCTCGAGAAAGTCACACGGCTACGCTCGTTGGAGATGACAAACTGGTTATTTTCGGGGGAAGTGGAGAAGGCGAATCGAATTACTTGAATGACCTGCACATTCTAGACCTCAAGACTATGGTGTGGATGAATATTGAGGTTAGGGGTGATATTCCTGTCCCTAGGGATAGTCACTCTGCTACAGCAGTTGGTCACAAGCTGTTTGTTTATGGTGGTGACTGTGGAGACCGTTATCAAGGGGGTGTCGATATGCTCGACGTGCATTCACTAACTTGGTCTAAA TTATCTGTTCAAGGATCTTCACCTGGTGTTCGGGCCGGTCATGCTGCGGTTAATATCGCAACGAAG GTGTACATCCTTGGTGGGGTTGGAGATAGGCAATACTACAATGATGCTTGGGTGCTTGATTTATGTACTTGCTCGTGGACTCAGCTCGATACGTGCGGTCAACAACCTCAAGGGAGATTTTCTCACACAGCTGTGGTTGCAGACTCAGACATTGCCATATATGGAGG GTGTGGGGAGGATGAACGACCCCTCAATGATTTGTTGGTCTTGCAACTCGGAGCAGACCACCCGAATGGCCGGTACAATGTTTCGATGTGCAAAATTTTTGGAAAACACTGGAATAATCAAAGTAAGAATTCTTTAAGAGAAGATCAGAGTGGCATG AAGACTAAGCTTATGGGGAACAACATAGAGTTAGTTAGAAAGGAAGATCATGAACCAAAATTGGAGACAAAACACTCAACTCAGTTCATGTCGG AGACATTACATCCAAAACGGAGGAGAACCATGAATCCAAAACTGTGGGAGGTTGAATCCGAGCAAGAGGAGCATTCTTTGTCGTTATCCCAGCATTCATCTCCATCACAATCAGATCAAGAACAGACCCCAGTCCGAAAAGTCTCTGATTCAGTAACAAGCACCCAAGGATTACGACTTCTTAAGCGTGTGAATCATAGCTCAATTAGCGAACCTTACAGCATTTCTAGAACACAAACTGAGTTTCGAAATGTTGTCCAAACCGCCCCACAGCAAGATCTTTCATATTTCGGACACCAgaatccactaaagaccgaacaGCAGCAGCTTCTCCATGTTGTTCGTCCGGTGAAAGATCACAAGTCCTTGGAGACTGGCCTCATTCAAAACTTG ATTGGATCAGAGGTTCGAGGAAGAGTTGACGGCGCCTTCGACTCTGGCTTCCTGATGACTGCTACTGTCAATGGGAAAGTATATAGAGGTGTCCTGTTCACACCT GGACCTGGGGTCTTCTCAAGAGCCAGCATTGTTACAGAGAGTCCACCTCTTTCGACAAACACACTCCCGATCTCAAATCACGTAGAACAGTCAAAGAACTCGCAGCAACGACCGTCGATTCCAATGCCCGAGTCAGCTCAGAGCTTTAGGCAAGCTCAACTCAGTCCTCCTCCTGTTCCAATCATAAAACCAACTCCATCTTCATTGCCAGTCAAGCTTAGAGATGATCTTCAGGGTATGTTTTTAACATTAGGAGGACCTGGAAATGGCTCTGCTTGA